The genomic interval CTTTTAGAGCTCGAATGGAGCCTATGATGATGTACTTGGGAACCTTGAGCTTTTTCAAGAGCCAATCACTAGCAAAATTGAACTGAAGGATCTGTTTGCAAGATATTCATCCATCACATGCAGATGCTTCCATTCTTTTGGtcgttaaaattcaacttctacaagttgtaaaaaaaaacaaattaaactatggctagttaacgtatattcacagtcaaatttattttttttgcaacttgtagaagttaaatttaactttgcatgtttgtggagtgatttaTCACATATCAATCTatcttctgaattttttttcataacaattTAGATGACAAGGAAATAACAAGGGAATGTCccctcgagagtttaaaataatttcccCCTTATCATGTAATGATACCACCATATACCATAGAGATAGCATGCACATAATATCTTTGTGCCATCACAAAGAATCTCTATAATATAACTATGAAATATCATATATACCTTCAGAATATTTTTGTGGCATCAATCATAAAATATCaatggtgaaaaaaaagttgCTTCTGGACTGGCGAACAACTCCTGGGTCTCTGATATCCGCGGTGCCCTCACTGTCCCGGTCATTTCTCAGTTTCTCCTTATTTGGGATGCGGTGCTTCACGTTCAGCTCTCACCGGGTGTCGAGGATCGTCTCGTTTGGCATTGGACGGCTGACCAGCACTACTCAGCGCGTTCGGTGCACCAGGAATTCTTCTATGGCCAGCATTTCTTTGCCTGTGCTGATCTTCTCTAGCACGCAAAGTGTCCTGCCAAATGCAGGTTCTTCCTTTGGTTCGCATTTCAGTAGCGCTGCTGGACGGCTGATCTCCTTCAGAAGCGTGGCATCGATAGTCACTCGACCTGCCTCTTTTGCGCTAAGGATCTTGAGACGGCGaaccacatcctcctcgacTGCGTGTTCGCTCGGCAGATCTGGCTCCGGGTGTTGTTGCCTCTTGGCTGGGCTGCCTTCTCTCCCCCCTGTGGCAGCTGGTTCCAGGACTGGTGGCCGTCCTCTAGGGCCTGCTTACCTGAGCATCTCCGCGAGAGCTTCGACTCCCTGGTGCTCCTGATCTCTTGGCAACTGTGTAAGGAGCTGAACTCTAGGGTTTTCGACTCTGCTCTCTCTTCAGTCTCAGTGATTTTGGAGTCCATCCATTTGGAGGGCCATCTATGGTCTTTAGCTGGTGTCGCTGCTTTTGGTGATTTGTtgggagtgtagcgtggctTGGTCCCTTCCTGTTGCTTGGAGTCTATTTTTAGCCGTCATAGTTTCTCTaagcttcagtttttttttttcatttgctttTTCTCCCTTCCCCTGGTATAAGCCGATCTGGctgattgcgttgtgtaactaaaactctttttcttctaatatattgacgtgcaatacTTTTGTGcgttcgtaaaaaataaaatatcaatgGTACTTGTATGATACCAAtatgaaatttcaaaaatatcttcataatattactagtactatatatagCAATGATATCTTTATGACACCTCCTTGGTATCATGGAGGTATCATGTTCTCTTAAAGTATCACTATGAAATCTCTGCAATACAACCAAGAAAAATTTGTGATACCGATACCTCCTTGATACCACGAAGTACAGGGCTGGGCAAAATTACTTGAATCTGGAAAACTAGGATCAAGACGAATAAATTTGATCATCAATTCAGTCTTAGCATCTAACTGATCAAATTTTGTTTGGTCAATTCTGTTAGTATACTCGATTGACCATTTGTAGCGCTCGTTCCGTCGTGGCGTCTAGcgggaaaatttaaattctaaaaaccctaattgcgaaatctgtttctttgcttgttgtcagtCTCCGTGCCAATCCCTAATctcgaatccccgatctatcgtcaaattcaaatcccgaatccaaatccttcccaaatcaaattcctccgcaaaagtctatttttcctccctcagGTTCGGTGGGCCGATTTCCTCTCggtccatctctctctctctctctctctctctccctcagctcTCCCCTTGCTCTGCCCGTGCGCcgcgtgcgcgtgagccgaTGCCGAGCTgagctctccctctctctctcgttctcccgctctccctcctcgctccaTCCCCGGCAAACTCCCCGTGCGCCGTTACCTTGCGCGCGTGCGCCCGCGCGGTCGCCGCCATCGTCAGCCGCCTGCTGCCCGTGCCTGCGCCGTCCGgccccgcgccctgccgcgctgcgccgcctACGCCGCGCCCTGCCCTGCGAGCCAGCATGTGTGCCCTGCCGCGCCTGAGCCCGCACCTGCCGCCCCTGTAGCCGCGCCCTTCcaaaccgcccccgccgtcatcgccgtcgtcacgacccggccccgccaccacAGCGCATACTTCCAAGGGTTGGAGGCAAAGCTCCTCCTCCCACTGCCTCgtcgccctctccctccttccttcttttcccaaagtggcaagaGGCAAGTCTCctttccctctttcttttcttcttcccccctcccgccggcgtcatcctccctgtcgccgttttggccccTAGCCGGAGaaccagctcgctggcttgaccgcccaatgtcggttcctccctcccaaaccgacattgccgctcTATAAACCCGAGCCTctccccaaaccaatcttcCCGTTTTCGCCCTCGCCATTGCTGCGCCCTGccctgttcgccgtcgccgttcatCGTCGCGCatgtcggaggagccggcacgagcgaggacgcATGACGTGGACaccgggcgcaccctctccttcctcttcctcggcccgaggccggagcgatcacgccccgcgccgtcggccatcgtcactgcgccccttcatcccgcacggtagtgcctcctccccgttctccctcctcgttcctcctcttcccctttgCTTTCGGTAGAAGCTCGTATAGCCTctccgtagctagctggcgccgcctcgaccgctgccgccgctcgctgtgtgctgccgccatcgccgcccgtgctccgtagcgcccgcACGTCGCCGGTCTCTCTCGTAGTGTCTCCGTCCAATCTGATGCTAGAAACAGATTCCCGgagtcgcgtagatgctctagctCGCCCGAATCGatctcccgtcgcgccgtcgccgtttcccACTTCCCTCACCGCCGGTTGCcaccgccgcaatccgccgccgtcgagcccccTCCGGCGAAttcgagccgttggctcgtctcccctcgtcccgtgcaacctcccggtgcgCTCGCCCTTGCCTGCATCGCTGTAGATCGCCCCGCCGCTCACCGCCGCTGTCCGTcgtccgttccggccgacgtcgtcgtcttcctccagccgacccgcgtggcagccacgtaggcgccacgtcggcgccacctcagcCAAGACCGGGTCAAGccgaccccggtccgccgctccCCTCTGCCCCACTCGCGCGCGTGGTCCACCGCGAGCcatgaggctgcgcgtgggctcGCCGCAACCGCACCCACTGCGAGCCGCACGCGTGCACCGTGTCccttccccaaaccctagcgcaCGCCGCGTGCTCCCTCCGCACGGTGAACCGTGTcactgacaagcgggtcccactcgggaccacgcgaggtgagcccggtccaccggctccctctctcctcccctcccgcgcgtgccttgggccgccttctcgggccggcTGGCCCATTAAGGTCgaccgagccgcccctttctctcgggccgcacCCTAGCTgcccgagggaagtctgtttcccctccctcttttctctttttcaaaagggtttaattaaatcatttttcctttagaccaaaaatccaataatcttagaaattcaatatcttctcaaccgtatgtttgtttgactccgttcaacttccaaaattcctcaaatctcgagatctgtTTAATGGCACgtttagaggtcaataatagggctttattttcaccatttgttgagttgtcccgtttcgcgtgtagtttcggagcccgaagacccgcagtgcgaggatttcgaggatcaagctcaagatctcgagcaaggcaagtcacctttgatcatcttgcacctataatttaaatctaagtatttctttttcgCAAATATTGCATAAATAGGATTATCAcgagtaattcggccgcggcttgcgagatagcctgccggcccccaatcgtaattgctgcaattaccctccttgaattattgaacacttaaacctcctttgtcgactgttgtgcttcgatgcacgggccttcgggcacgCGCATCGggacacctcccctcaaatttaaaatatccaacgatgggtaaaacttggggttttacaaaagacttggaaaaacccgacacctgggtccgtgcttgcgaactaaacgaatttccaaaatcgcggatcggggaacgtaccgggagtgcggtttcccgctcttgcacttaaggaccattttccttggaatttcatccgaacataaggcaagtgCGACTACATGGGTGGAATGAGACaccccctggctgagtaactagctaatcgggggaaccatgatgccaagaaacatgtggattcaacggggtggtgccggggagaacccccgggtttcctggcacagtatggtctgggacctaacctagtgttggtctgggacccctctcgttggcatatggtgaacctgtggcggctctcgaaatgccttgtcacgaaagcctcaaggtctccagacgtggctgttctgcatgggctgggtgatccgggttagtaatgtcgtgtgggtaaagtgtaccccctctgcagaggttaacaaattgttcgaacagccgtgcccacggtcatgggaggatgtgaggtgattcctagcgtagttttgtttgactactgcttgtgaaattactgttgtggaatgggttcgatgtttgaaaaatctgcggctgatgggatcagccaggcccgggtggccgtttaaAAGCTGTTGGCCGAGTGCCAACCTTGAatcaattcaaagactgatacattgcacaaactccgacagAACGAGacacactgtctcatccgtgtcgtttgagaagcactcacttagttgtttcaaaaaggagtttaaataaaaacaattgcaaaaacaacagcccttcctttgaagcctgcattaaacacttaattcccatggcttgctgagtactcctgtactcacccttgctctatataaataatccccccccagttgctgaagaagatgatgtggatcctgctgatgaggagttcttccaggagcaagtcggctacgatgagttttagggtttcggcctagttcccaagtcgtgCCTGTGATgaatggtccaagtcttggcttccgctttcccttttgtaatgcagttgtaagctcgggatctgtccgtagcccaacatgactgtactcctactctgtaataaagagaTCTCTgctgctgtgatattctgtcttcctgtgataccagcactgtttcctgggactagtatcgattaacaggttaatttggagcgtcacgggctagttccgctcggggctagttcggggcgtgacaccgTTAACCGAATAAACCAAAAGTAGCCCATTAGGCCCATTAAGCCCAGAATCACTGGAAAACTCTAGCCACGTCATCTCTTAACACCCCCATCCCCAGTCATTCACTCATTCCTCCTCATGCACGCACCCAACCGCTGCGCCCTACTCCGCACCGACGCGCATCCTGCCTCCTTAGCTCCTCCACACAAACAATGTTGCCCAACACGCCAACTATGATGAATGTTGATTAAGTGTTGACCCCCATTAGCAGCACGTCAAGGCGGTTGGCCTATCGGAACATGCCGAGCAGCAGCACTTTCTTCTTTCCTGCTACTGCCACAACTTTATTTCTCGACCATGATCTATCTTCACCCTTTAGGCAATGCAATTTGGTCTTGAATTTTAGACGACCGAAGTTTCTCTAAAGTCCTCGAGCCCTGAGCCCAAACTGATTGATCTGACTGATTGCCCACCCCTAATGGAGTATCATGATACTTACTTGATGCCATGAAATTATCATGGTAAATTTATCGTTTTATGTTGATACCTCCTCGGCACCATAGAGGTATCATAATACTTAATTGATTCCATGAAGGTATAATGATACTTTTATGGTATCTTCTACAATAAAACCATGAAGTATCGGTGATACATCAATTTACTGTGATACCTCGTTGGTATCATGAAGGTATTAAGACTTTTTTTATGTTATCACAGTAAACCTCTACGATACAACCAACAACATTTACAATATTTTCATGATATCTCCAAATATTTCGTGAAATCTTTGTAAATATAACCATGATGACATTTTCAGATATGATGGAAATCATGTGGTACCATCTACATAAATAAAACATGGAGATACATGTGAGATATGATAGAAATCGTAATTACCTCTATGATATTATGGAGATACATGAGGCACAAAGTGTAAGGGTCGATCTGATataacataattaagttcactTCTAACAAGCCTTATCCTACCATGCATATGACCCAATAGTGGTGTATGCTCATGTATTATCCAATCCACAGAGGAGGTGCTTGCCCGGTGTGTAGAGGCTTGGAAGGATGTGCTTGAGGGAATTGTAAGGAGGACTTGCTTGCAAGCGTGGGTGCAcactgcacacgtggaaactgCACATAGAAGAATCGCGGGATTGTGATTTCTATACCATCCCTGAATGGTACGACGCTCTATAGGAATGTTTGTATTAGGTAGAACCATTTTTTAAGATATAGTCTATATAGCAGAACGTCCAAAATAGTATGCCATTATGTGGTTCCTTCACAGTATGAATACGTTCTTCTCCTATGATATCTATAGAAGAGAATAAAAATGCATTTAATTTTCACCAATCACATTAATATGATAACTCATTCACCTGCCTCGAGCTATATATGGATTGCACCGGCCAATGCACCACTAGACTATATATTGGGGAAAAGAACCTCATCCCTCTTCAGCCAACATAATCAAGAAGACAGGGATGGAGCAGCAACCTAAGATGGTGACCGGATGGGCGGCAAGAGACGCCAACGGGCTGCTCTCTCCTTTCTCTTACCCCCTCAGGTGATCTCTAGCTCTCTTGCTCTATCTTTTTCCTGTGTGTTCAGATGTTCCTGGGTCTTGAAATATTCAAAGAGAAGTTCACACAAAATTCTTGAGTTATACCGTTGTCCCTTTATGAAAGCAAAGTTACTGATAAATAGTCAATAGTCATCTCCATCACTTCGTTAATTAATTGTAGTCAGGAATTCTAGTTTTGAACGGGTACCATCAAACTGTATCGATCGAGATTTATGAGGAATATGGAATTGCCTTTGACAATTGACGCACCAAGCACATAAACGCTGCCGTCTACGTTTTCTACCGGTCTCCGGTGATATTTTCTTTGTGTAATGACCGATGAGAAGTACTGCATGGCTCATTGGTTCTGTAACTCTGTTAATTATTGAAAAATAACTAAATTGCTTCAGTCAGTCAGTAGTAACCAATCGTTGGGTTGCCACTCTAACGAAAACATCACTGGTGTACTGCTATATAGAAATTAGAACACTGAGAACTAAAGAGGCAGTGTTGTCTGTTGAGTTTTGAGCATTTTTCAAGAAATTTGCAGCTACTCAATGCGTTCTGAATTACATTTTTTGATTAAAAAGAAACTTATGCTTGGATTGCAAAGATATATCATTTACTGCAGGAAAGTAAAGGCTACACGGGTGATGACCAATTATGCACTATACATTCATCATGAAGCCTCGATTGCCATCTTTTAGAAAGAATGAATGATAGCCATTCAGTAGGTAGTAGTGGCGACGCACTCATACCCAACTTCCACGGCTGAAAGGAATCAAACCATTTTGGCACCGATGGCTTGTTTGCACGCCATTGGGCGAGTTCGAGTCGTTGCAACAGCATTTCTTCCATTATTCACCTGCTGATTTATGTTTATGCATTGTCAAACTATATGCATTCTCCccaattgttttctttttcgtgAGTACAGAAAAGGGTTAATTAATCGTCATTTCCACCGTGCATTTCATATTTCAGAGCTAAGGGAGACGAAGACGTCGTTGTCAAGATACTGTTCTGTGGCATTTGCCACTCTGATCTTTCTACTATCAAGAACGAGTGGGGCAACGCCAAGTATCCCGTAGTACCAGGGTCAGTACGTACACATGCAATGCAAATCGGCTAATGCGCAACAGAATTATCCAGAGATATATTATTGATCGATCGTTTTGCGTGCTTAATCCAGTCATGAAATCGTTGGGGTCGTCGCCGAGGTCGGGAGCAGCGTggcgaggttcgccgccggcgacactGTCGGCGTCGGGTACATCGCCAGCACATGCCGCGCCTGCGCCAACTGCCGCGACGGCTTCGAGAACTACTGCGCGGGCCTCGTGCCGTCCTTCAACGCCGCGCTCCCCGACGGCGCCACGGTGCACGGCGGCTTCTCGGAGCTGGCCGTCGTCAACCAGCGGTACGTCGTCCGgatccccggcggcggcggcggcgcgtcgccggcgccgctcgaCCGCTTGGCGCCGCTGCTGTGCGCCGGCGTCACGGTGTACTGCCCCATGAGGCGGCTCGGGCTGGACAGGCCAGGGGTGCACCTCGGCGTGGCCGGGCTCGGCGGCCTCGGCCATCTCGCTGTCAAGTTCGGCAAGGCGTTCGGCGTGAAGGTGACCGTGATCAGCACCAGCCCGTGGAAGGAAGCGGAGGCCGTGGAGAGGCTTGGCGCCGACGCGTTCTTGCTCAGCACCAACGCCGAACAGATGAAGGTGACCAAAAAACACCGATCTGTGCGCCATTTTGCATCCGAATTCTGAAGCTAAGAACCACCATATGTGCAGGCAGCTGCGGGCACCATGGATGGCATCATCGACACGGTCTCGGCGGTGCACGACCTGACGCCACTCATCACGCTGCTGCGGACTCACGGCCAGCTCGTCCCGGTCGGATCGCCGGGAAAGCCGGTGCAACTAGCCCTGTACCCTCTGCAATCAGGTGCGTGTGGTTCATCATTACTGGGCCTTACAGCCTCACACCAAACCAGGCCCATCACCAGTTGGCCCGCGAATAGATTGGGCTGGAGGCCCAATCAGAGCTAGATGGGCCGTGCTCATGGTGTGCGATGTGGCAGATGGGAAGAGCGTGGCCGGGAGCATGATCGGCGGGATGAGGGACACGCAGGAGATGGTCGACTTCGCCGTCGagcacggcgtcgccgccgaggtGGAGGTCATCGGCATGGAGGACGTCAACGGCGCGATGGAGAGGCTGCAGAAGGGAGACGTGAGGTACAGGTTTGTGATCGACGTAGCCAACACAATGGCCCGTGCTCGTTAGAGTTTGTTTGTGGTGGTGGTTTCTCAGGGACAGAAGAAGCAAGAGATGCATTGAACTATGATTTTTCGAAGTCAGGACTGAAGAACGTGATTAGATTCAGTCAAAACTGAAGAACATGATAAGATTCACTTTGCTCCTCCTTTTACTTGCCATTGCTTGTGTTTCGTGTAAGCGAGGAGTGGAGTATGCGGCTATGCCCATGCATCGCCGTGGAAATCCTGTTTATCAGTGATAGAATTTCATAGTGTATTCGAAAATGCGCAAGGGAATGA from Oryza glaberrima chromosome 3, OglaRS2, whole genome shotgun sequence carries:
- the LOC127766134 gene encoding probable cinnamyl alcohol dehydrogenase 9; protein product: MEQQPKMVTGWAARDANGLLSPFSYPLRAKGDEDVVVKILFCGICHSDLSTIKNEWGNAKYPVVPGHEIVGVVAEVGSSVARFAAGDTVGVGYIASTCRACANCRDGFENYCAGLVPSFNAALPDGATVHGGFSELAVVNQRYVVRIPGGGGGASPAPLDRLAPLLCAGVTVYCPMRRLGLDRPGVHLGVAGLGGLGHLAVKFGKAFGVKVTVISTSPWKEAEAVERLGADAFLLSTNAEQMKAAAGTMDGIIDTVSAVHDLTPLITLLRTHGQLVPVGSPGKPVQLALYPLQSDGKSVAGSMIGGMRDTQEMVDFAVEHGVAAEVEVIGMEDVNGAMERLQKGDVRYRFVIDVANTMARAR